The Actinocorallia herbida DNA window GGCCACTTCGTGAAGATGGTGCACAACGGCATTGAATATGCCGACATGCAGCTGATCGGGGAGGCCTACCAGCTGCTCCGCGACATCGGGGGCCGCTCCCCCGCCGAGATCGCCGAGATCTTCCGCTCCTGGAACACCGGCCGCCTCGACTCCTACCTCATCGAGATCACCGCCGAGGTCCTCGCGCACACCGACGCCGCGACGGGCGCGCCATTCGTGGACGTCGTGCTGGACCAGGCCGAGCAGAAGGGCACCGGCCGCTGGACCGTGCAGATCGCGCTGGACCTGGGCGTCCCGGTCTCCGGCATCGCCGAGGCCGTCTTCGCCCGCTCCCTGTCCGGCCACGCCGACCTGCGCTCGGCCGCCGAGGGCCTCGCCGGGCCCAGGCCCACGCCGCTGCCCAAGGCCGAGGCCGACGCGTTCGCCGCCAAGGTCGAGCAGGCCCTGTACGCCTCGAAGATCGTCTCCTACACCCAGGGCTTCCACGAGATGGCCGCGGGCGCCGCCGAGTACGACTGGCACCTCGACCTGGGCGCCATCTCCTCGATCTGGCGCGCGGGCTGCATCATCCGCGCCGCCTTCCTCGACCGCATCCGCGCCGCCTACGACGCCAAGCCCGATCTCCCGCTCCTGCTCGCCGACCCCGGCTTCGCCCGGGAGATCGCCGCGGCCCAGGGCGACTGGCGCGACGTGGTCGCCACCGCCTCCCTCCAAGGCGTCCCCATCCCGGGCTTCTCCGCCGCCCTCGCCTACTACGACGCCCTGCGCTCCCCCCGCCTCCCCGCCGCCCTGACCCAGGCCCAACGCGACTTCTTCGGCGCGCACACCTACCGCCGCACCGACCGCGAAGGCTCCTTCCACACCCTCTGGTCCGCCGACCGCACGGAGACGGACGCCTAGCGCGCTTGAGCCCCGCGGCCCTGGGCGGCGGGGCTCTCGGCGTCGGCCGCTACGAGAGGGCCGGGACCCGGGCGGCGAGGTCGGCCACGAGGGTGCGGACGGTCTCGCGGGCACAGGTCTTGTTGGTGCCGATGAAGCCGTTCGGGCCTCGTTTGATCCAGCCCGTGACGTAGGTGCGGTCCGTCCCGGTCACCCGGCCCTTCTCGTGGGGGACGGTGCCCGTGGCCTCGTCGAAGGGGAGGTCGGGGACGGGGCGGGCGTGGTAGCCGATGGAGGAGAGGACCAGGCCCGCCTCCAAGAGGTCGTCTCCGATGAGGACGCCGTCGGGGGTGATGGCGGTGGGGGCGCTGCGGTAGCGGAGGACGACGCGGGCGCCGGGGCCGGGAGCGGTGAGCCCGGCGAGGAGGGCGAGTTTGCGGGCGGCGGCG harbors:
- the gndA gene encoding NADP-dependent phosphogluconate dehydrogenase; its protein translation is MGGSAQIGVSGLAVMGRNLARNFARQGYTVAVHNRTESRTKALVEEFGAEGEFIAAHTPQDLVTALERPRRVMIMVKAGAPTDAVIEEFAPLLEPGDMIIDGGNAHFLDTRRREKALREQGVHFVGAGVSGGEEGALNGPSIMPGGSAESYESLGPMLEKISAKAGDGSPCVTHIGTDGAGHFVKMVHNGIEYADMQLIGEAYQLLRDIGGRSPAEIAEIFRSWNTGRLDSYLIEITAEVLAHTDAATGAPFVDVVLDQAEQKGTGRWTVQIALDLGVPVSGIAEAVFARSLSGHADLRSAAEGLAGPRPTPLPKAEADAFAAKVEQALYASKIVSYTQGFHEMAAGAAEYDWHLDLGAISSIWRAGCIIRAAFLDRIRAAYDAKPDLPLLLADPGFAREIAAAQGDWRDVVATASLQGVPIPGFSAALAYYDALRSPRLPAALTQAQRDFFGAHTYRRTDREGSFHTLWSADRTETDA